The genomic window GCCCCCAGCCCACAAGCTGCGCGCGCCAGCCGTCCTTGACCTGCGCCCAGGCCGGGCACTGAAGGAAACCGGGGCCCAGCTCCTCGCCTTCCCCGGAAGCCAGGAACGCGCGGTACACGGCAGGGGTGACGGGTCCCAGCGGCAGTTCATGGCCGCGGCCGGCCGTCACGAGTATTGCTGACAAGGTGAGCCTCCTTGCGGGCGGAATACCGTCGATACTCACAGCGGTCCGTGACCGTTCCGCGCGCCGGATGTGACCGGACGAAGACTGTTTCCCTACGGTCGTCGTCACATGGCCGCAGCACCTGTCACCTGCGGTTTCTCCGCCCTAAAGTCGCCGGCATCCCCACCGATCGACCATGGACGGAGGCTCCGTTGAGCCACATACGGATGTGCATCGCGGCGGTCGCGGTGCTGATGGCACCGCTCGCCGCCTGTTCGCGGGGACCCGAATCCGTGCCCACGGCCGGAGGCGCCGGCCACCGCGGTGTGGGGGAGACACCGGGCCGGGAGGCGACCGTGACCGTCGTGCCCGAGGGCCGGGGAGTCCGGGCCGGCGGCACGGTGAAGGTCACGGCTGCGGGCGGGGCGCTCACCTCGGTCACCGTCGCCGACGGCGACGGCCACGCGTTGACCGGCACGATCTCCTCGGACGGAGCGAGCTGGGTTTCCCGGCGGAAGACGGCACCGGGCACCTCGTACACGGTGACCACCACCACCGTCTCCGGGGGCGGCAGGAAGGGCGCGGGCACGTCCGTCTTCACGACAGCCGGGGCCGACAAGATCAACAAGGTCGACTGGCGGCCTGGCACGAACACGTCCGTCGGCGTCGCACAACCCGTCTCCCTCGTATTCGATCACCCGGTCACCGACAGAGCCGAGGTCGAGAAGCAGCTGAAGATCACCACCTCGGGCCGGACCGAGGGTTCGTGGGCCTGGATGAAGGACTGGTCCGGCCGGGACCGGGTCGACTGGAGGCCCAAGGAGTACTGGAAGCCCGGTACGAAGGTCACCCTCCACGCCGAGCTGAAC from Streptomyces sp. NBC_01341 includes these protein-coding regions:
- a CDS encoding L,D-transpeptidase, with protein sequence MCIAAVAVLMAPLAACSRGPESVPTAGGAGHRGVGETPGREATVTVVPEGRGVRAGGTVKVTAAGGALTSVTVADGDGHALTGTISSDGASWVSRRKTAPGTSYTVTTTTVSGGGRKGAGTSVFTTAGADKINKVDWRPGTNTSVGVAQPVSLVFDHPVTDRAEVEKQLKITTSGRTEGSWAWMKDWSGRDRVDWRPKEYWKPGTKVTLHAELNGTDSGDGGWFVRDYTTTFSIGESRTAVVDLDRKLLTLKRDGRTVRTIPVSGGTPGGDKRSWRGTAVLMAKEGTINMNSETVGLGDSYDKMVDHSMRLTWSGMYAHAAPWNHRWFGKANMSSGCIGMSDADAAWFYGQVRPGDPFEITGRDTKGTVAPGNGFGDWNVPWERWQKMSALR